From a region of the Myroides sp. JBRI-B21084 genome:
- the fumC gene encoding class II fumarate hydratase encodes MKYRIETDTMGEVKVPADKYWGAQTERSRNNFKIGTEASMPIEIIKAFAILKKAAAYTNCDLGVLSIEKRNAIETVCNEILNNELNEHFPLVIWQTGSGTQTNMNVNEVIANRAQILAGLSLESNEKILKPNDDVNKSQSSNDTFPTAMHIATLVMITETTIPGVKKLHDTLAQKALDFKNIVKIGRTHLMDATPLTLGQEFSGYAAQLNYGLNALKNTLNHLSEIALGATAVGTGINTPEGYDVLVAKYISKFTNLPFKTAQNKFEALAAHDAIVETHGALKQIAVSLNKIANDIRLLASGPRSGIGELILPENEPGSSIMPGKVNPTQCEALTMVAAQVMGNDVAITIAGTQGHFELNVFKPLMATNILQSAKLLGDACVSFNNNCAQGILPNHSKINELVNNSLMLVTALNTKIGYYKAAEIAQTAHKNNCTLKQAALDLGYLTEEEFDHWVKPENMV; translated from the coding sequence ATGAAGTACAGAATTGAAACCGATACCATGGGCGAAGTTAAAGTGCCTGCTGATAAATATTGGGGTGCACAAACAGAACGTTCGCGAAATAACTTTAAAATAGGTACAGAAGCTTCGATGCCAATTGAAATAATAAAAGCTTTTGCTATTTTAAAAAAAGCTGCTGCATATACCAATTGTGATTTAGGCGTTTTATCGATAGAAAAAAGAAATGCTATTGAAACCGTTTGTAACGAAATTTTAAATAATGAGCTTAATGAACACTTCCCATTGGTTATCTGGCAAACGGGTTCGGGTACGCAAACCAACATGAATGTGAATGAGGTAATTGCAAATAGAGCTCAAATACTTGCCGGTTTATCTTTAGAAAGTAATGAAAAAATTTTAAAACCTAACGATGATGTAAATAAATCACAATCATCTAATGATACATTTCCAACAGCTATGCACATTGCAACTTTGGTAATGATTACGGAAACTACAATTCCAGGAGTTAAAAAATTACATGATACTTTAGCACAAAAAGCCTTAGATTTTAAAAATATTGTAAAAATTGGGCGCACACATTTAATGGATGCCACTCCCCTAACTTTAGGTCAAGAATTTTCTGGATATGCGGCTCAATTAAATTACGGTTTAAATGCATTAAAAAACACCCTTAATCATTTATCTGAAATTGCTTTAGGTGCAACTGCCGTTGGTACGGGTATAAATACTCCTGAAGGATATGATGTTTTGGTTGCTAAATACATTTCAAAATTTACTAATTTACCTTTTAAAACGGCACAAAATAAATTTGAAGCCCTTGCAGCTCACGACGCAATTGTAGAAACGCATGGAGCATTAAAACAAATTGCCGTTTCATTAAACAAAATTGCAAACGATATTCGCTTATTAGCTTCAGGACCACGTTCAGGCATTGGTGAATTGATTTTACCTGAAAACGAACCAGGTTCTTCCATTATGCCTGGAAAAGTAAACCCAACACAATGCGAAGCTTTAACAATGGTTGCTGCACAAGTAATGGGAAACGATGTGGCTATTACCATTGCTGGTACACAAGGTCATTTTGAATTGAATGTTTTTAAACCATTAATGGCAACAAATATTTTACAATCGGCAAAATTATTAGGTGATGCATGTGTTTCATTTAACAACAATTGTGCGCAAGGTATTTTACCAAATCACTCTAAAATTAATGAACTAGTAAACAACTCATTAATGTTGGTTACTGCTTTAAATACTAAAATTGGATATTACAAAGCAGCCGAAATCGCTCAAACTGCGCATAAAAACAATTGTACATTAAAACAAGCAGCTCTTGATTTAGGATATTTAACCGAAGAAGAGTTTGACCATTGGGTAAAACCTGAAAACATGGTATAG
- a CDS encoding YebC/PmpR family DNA-binding transcriptional regulator, with translation MGRAFEFRKARKMKRWSAMAKTFTRIGKDIVMAVKEGGPNPETNARLRAVIQNAKAANMPKDNVERAIKKASDKDTANYKEVLFEGYAPHGIAVLIETATDNNNRTVANIRSYFNKCNGTLGTQGSVEFMFDHTCNFRIAKVEGLDLEEFELELIDAGVDEIFEDEDGILIYAPFNSFGSIQKELEERNMEILSSGFDRIPQVTKELTEEQIADVEKLLEKIEEDDDVQNVYTTMA, from the coding sequence ATGGGAAGAGCGTTTGAATTTAGAAAGGCAAGAAAAATGAAACGTTGGTCGGCAATGGCTAAAACGTTTACACGTATTGGTAAAGATATAGTTATGGCTGTTAAAGAAGGCGGACCAAATCCTGAAACCAATGCTCGTTTACGTGCTGTAATTCAAAATGCTAAGGCAGCAAACATGCCTAAAGACAACGTTGAGCGTGCCATAAAAAAAGCATCAGACAAAGATACAGCCAATTATAAAGAAGTTTTATTTGAAGGTTATGCACCACACGGTATTGCCGTTTTAATTGAAACAGCTACAGATAACAACAACAGAACAGTTGCAAACATTCGCTCGTACTTTAACAAATGTAACGGTACTTTAGGTACGCAAGGTTCGGTAGAATTTATGTTTGATCATACTTGTAACTTTAGAATTGCTAAAGTTGAAGGTTTAGATTTAGAAGAATTTGAACTTGAATTGATAGACGCTGGTGTTGATGAAATTTTTGAAGACGAAGATGGAATCTTAATTTATGCTCCTTTTAATAGTTTTGGATCTATACAAAAAGAATTAGAAGAACGCAATATGGAAATCTTATCATCGGGCTTTGACCGTATTCCACAAGTAACAAAAGAATTAACAGAAGAGCAAATTGCCGATGTTGAAAAATTGTTAGAGAAAATTGAGGAAGACGACGATGTACAAAATGTATATACAACCATGGCATAA
- a CDS encoding porin family protein yields MKKILLIAFLASFISNAQEKETNRIEISPFIGVSSSNYYGNIKLENNKNLTAPIFGVDGDFFINDRWSIKAGFECQTLGSKVYVEEFVEYPAGNYYYEYYYAKEKLKFISIPLHANLHFGRLKNWNFNFGPTVGFILSGSFNGEKFDNDILRKEQFGLGIGIGYRFEIDEEFSFGIDYQEYIGLTSNLNSTFMYPKPFIGNISGNFNLRLIYKLQ; encoded by the coding sequence ATGAAAAAAATACTTTTAATAGCTTTTTTGGCAAGTTTTATTAGCAACGCTCAAGAAAAAGAAACGAATAGAATTGAAATTTCGCCTTTTATTGGAGTTTCATCATCTAATTATTACGGAAACATTAAGCTTGAAAATAATAAAAACCTAACTGCGCCTATTTTTGGTGTAGATGGCGATTTTTTTATAAATGATAGATGGAGCATAAAAGCAGGATTTGAATGCCAAACTTTAGGATCAAAGGTTTATGTTGAAGAATTTGTTGAATACCCAGCAGGTAATTATTATTACGAATATTATTATGCCAAAGAAAAGTTGAAATTTATATCGATTCCTTTACATGCTAATTTACATTTTGGAAGATTAAAAAACTGGAATTTTAATTTTGGACCAACGGTTGGTTTTATACTTTCGGGCAGTTTTAATGGAGAAAAATTTGATAATGATATTTTACGAAAAGAACAGTTTGGATTAGGTATTGGAATAGGTTATAGGTTTGAAATTGATGAAGAATTTAGTTTTGGTATTGATTATCAGGAATATATAGGGTTAACGTCTAACCTTAATAGTACTTTTATGTATCCAAAACCATTTATTGGAAATATTTCCGGAAATTTTAACCTTAGACTTATCTATAAATTACAATAA
- the gcvT gene encoding glycine cleavage system aminomethyltransferase GcvT, whose translation MKQVPLNDVHVALGAKMVPFAGFNMPVQYEGVTIEHETVRNNVGVFDVSHMGLFKISGENALDLVQKVTSNDAAVLVPGKAQYSYLPNDKGGIVDDIITYKVNDNEYLMVVNASNIDKDFEWISSHNSMNASLENLSDAYSLLAVQGPKANQAMQSITNVDLANLKFYTFEVGTFAGKENVIVSATGYTGSGGIEIYAKNEDIVHIWNEVLKAGEPYGIKPIGLAARDTLRLEMGYCLYGNEINDTTSPIAAGLGWVTKFTKDFVNSENIKADKENGVATKLVGFELIDRGIPRHDYEIVDAAGNVIGHVTSGTQSPSLNKGVGMGYVNKEFAKEGTEIFIRIRKNDVKAQVVKAPFYKK comes from the coding sequence ATGAAACAAGTACCTTTAAATGACGTTCACGTTGCTTTAGGAGCTAAAATGGTTCCTTTTGCAGGATTTAATATGCCGGTTCAGTACGAAGGCGTTACTATAGAACACGAAACGGTTAGAAACAATGTGGGTGTTTTTGATGTATCGCACATGGGATTATTTAAAATTTCGGGCGAAAATGCTTTAGATTTAGTTCAAAAAGTAACAAGTAACGACGCTGCTGTTTTAGTACCTGGAAAAGCGCAATACAGCTATTTACCTAACGATAAAGGGGGGATTGTTGACGATATTATTACCTATAAAGTAAACGATAACGAATATTTAATGGTTGTAAATGCATCAAACATCGATAAAGATTTTGAATGGATTTCTTCTCATAATTCAATGAATGCATCGTTAGAAAATTTATCAGATGCGTATTCGTTATTAGCAGTTCAAGGCCCAAAAGCAAACCAAGCAATGCAAAGCATTACAAATGTAGATTTGGCTAACCTTAAATTTTATACGTTTGAAGTAGGTACTTTTGCTGGTAAAGAAAACGTAATTGTTTCAGCTACAGGATATACAGGTTCTGGCGGAATTGAAATTTATGCTAAAAACGAAGACATTGTGCATATTTGGAACGAAGTTTTAAAAGCTGGTGAACCATACGGTATTAAACCAATTGGTTTAGCTGCACGCGACACATTGCGTTTAGAAATGGGTTATTGTTTATATGGTAACGAAATTAACGACACTACTTCGCCAATTGCTGCTGGTTTAGGTTGGGTTACTAAATTTACAAAAGATTTTGTAAATAGCGAAAACATTAAAGCAGATAAAGAAAACGGTGTGGCTACAAAATTAGTTGGTTTTGAACTGATTGATCGCGGAATTCCACGTCACGATTACGAAATTGTTGATGCAGCCGGAAACGTAATTGGTCATGTTACTTCAGGAACACAATCACCATCTTTAAACAAAGGTGTTGGTATGGGTTATGTGAATAAAGAATTTGCAAAAGAAGGTACTGAAATTTTTATTCGTATACGTAAAAACGATGTGAAAGCACAAGTTGTAAAAGCACCTTTTTATAAGAAATAA